One genomic segment of Candidatus Micrarchaeota archaeon includes these proteins:
- a CDS encoding ATP-binding protein, protein MGRLRICEVSNVTLAKRNIFVYPPEPPPEFLMDDPANSIFIGFSKIFNIPFNWTYEKLTNPHIAVCGITGAGKSYFIKTFLTRAAFIWNTNALIIDWAGEYRDWVKQAGGKVVALGKGASINLLDLGGMKPLDRIKQVMRTLAILTDIENYPEQKRLTEMAIEKAYKEANFKLDKRNQVDSLGRPLEPPTLKDVQRILERQLKSGTYEFPAELENAIYRIKRFTRPGEDFFAAPSTINLDEITSSGLVDIDLSGLPDEVFRALAALSILQFIKEKMRATGWAAKKGLRLLIVLDEAWKVAKDDNSDAVMIVREGRKYNFGLIVASQHPVDINEAIFSNVGSTFIFRVKFEKYLDYLQNSLNFSDYIRNEIMKFGVGQCAINLVPAKATTFSNTFLLDRVIGEEPLYEYFLDMESIYSEEELRGGKMARTAYFNKEDFRKKMRSYGLDDMHIEEICKLFEQKNRHMDIVSFVLLLEKYGVVRRNITSFLKDLGLDDSTIVTVFSKADVKKMGIRDKDIVQVILEE, encoded by the coding sequence ATGGGAAGGTTAAGGATATGTGAAGTGTCCAATGTCACATTGGCTAAACGGAACATCTTTGTCTACCCTCCCGAACCTCCACCCGAATTCCTTATGGATGACCCAGCCAATTCGATATTTATAGGATTCAGCAAGATATTCAACATTCCTTTCAATTGGACTTATGAAAAACTGACCAATCCGCATATCGCGGTCTGCGGTATTACGGGTGCTGGTAAAAGTTATTTTATAAAGACGTTCTTAACCAGGGCTGCTTTTATCTGGAACACTAACGCGCTTATTATAGATTGGGCAGGTGAATACAGGGACTGGGTTAAACAAGCAGGAGGCAAGGTAGTGGCGCTGGGTAAGGGAGCATCGATAAATCTGTTGGACCTTGGCGGGATGAAACCGTTGGACAGGATCAAACAAGTCATGCGAACACTTGCGATACTGACGGACATAGAGAATTATCCCGAACAGAAGAGGCTTACTGAGATGGCGATCGAAAAGGCGTATAAGGAAGCAAACTTTAAACTGGACAAACGTAACCAGGTGGACTCGTTGGGCAGACCGTTGGAACCGCCCACATTAAAAGATGTGCAACGTATTCTGGAGAGACAGTTAAAAAGCGGAACCTACGAATTCCCTGCAGAGTTGGAAAACGCAATATACAGAATCAAAAGGTTCACGCGTCCGGGTGAAGATTTTTTTGCCGCACCGAGCACGATAAACCTGGATGAAATAACATCGTCAGGGTTGGTAGACATAGACCTATCCGGGTTACCTGATGAAGTGTTCCGTGCGCTTGCCGCACTGTCCATCCTTCAATTCATAAAGGAAAAGATGCGTGCAACCGGATGGGCGGCTAAGAAAGGGCTCAGACTTCTGATCGTTCTTGACGAGGCATGGAAAGTGGCTAAGGACGATAACAGCGATGCAGTTATGATCGTGAGGGAAGGGAGGAAGTACAACTTCGGTTTGATCGTAGCGAGTCAGCACCCGGTCGATATTAACGAAGCAATATTCAGTAACGTCGGTTCAACGTTCATATTCAGAGTCAAATTCGAAAAGTATCTGGACTATCTGCAAAACTCTTTGAACTTCAGCGATTACATCCGGAATGAGATAATGAAGTTCGGTGTTGGACAGTGCGCGATTAACCTCGTACCTGCAAAGGCTACTACGTTCTCCAACACGTTCCTGTTAGATAGGGTAATCGGTGAGGAACCGTTGTATGAATATTTCCTGGATATGGAAAGTATATATTCTGAAGAGGAGTTGAGAGGGGGTAAGATGGCAAGGACCGCTTATTTCAATAAGGAAGATTTTCGTAAGAAGATGAGAAGTTACGGGTTGGATGATATGCATATAGAAGAGATATGTAAACTGTTCGAACAGAAGAACAGGCATATGGATATCGTATCGTTCGTACTGTTGCTTGAAAAGTACGGTGTTGTAAGAAGAAACATCACATCCTTCTTGAAAGACCTGGGACTCGATGACAGCACGATAGTTACTGTGTTCTCCAAAGCGGACGTG